The proteins below come from a single Pseudomonas chlororaphis genomic window:
- a CDS encoding LysR family transcriptional regulator yields MRKSLMRMTLRQLQIFNEVCDLRSYSRAADEMSLTQPAVSLQIRSLEELIGQPLFEYVGKKLYMTEAAEALQRASRDIFGRLENLDMQLSDMQGSLQGQLKLAVESSAKYFVPHLFAAFKRQHPEVNLSLTVVNRGQVIRRLSDNRDDVVIMSMVPQDMGLEFLPFLNNPIVAVAPPDHPLCHMGPLRLQDLEPYTLLLREPGSGTRLACEEYFKEKRVHFTQTLEVASAEAQRECVVAGLGVALLTRHAVSRELSSGALVELPVEELPLYRSWCLVQARAKRLSPVAHAFLAFVRGERAQISALVERFDGKPPALPASN; encoded by the coding sequence ATGCGTAAGTCATTGATGCGTATGACATTGCGTCAGTTGCAGATTTTCAATGAGGTGTGCGACCTGAGGTCCTACAGCCGGGCTGCCGACGAAATGTCTCTCACACAACCGGCCGTTAGCCTACAGATTCGATCCCTGGAAGAGCTGATCGGCCAGCCGTTGTTCGAGTACGTCGGCAAAAAACTCTACATGACCGAAGCCGCCGAAGCCTTGCAACGCGCCAGCCGGGACATCTTCGGGCGCCTGGAAAACCTCGACATGCAGCTGTCGGACATGCAGGGGTCGCTGCAAGGCCAGTTGAAGCTGGCGGTGGAGTCCAGCGCCAAATACTTCGTCCCGCACCTGTTCGCCGCGTTCAAGCGCCAGCACCCGGAGGTCAACCTGAGCCTCACGGTGGTCAATCGCGGCCAGGTCATCCGACGGCTTTCGGACAACCGCGACGACGTGGTGATCATGTCCATGGTGCCCCAGGACATGGGCCTGGAGTTCCTGCCGTTCCTCAACAACCCGATTGTCGCCGTCGCGCCCCCGGACCATCCGCTGTGCCACATGGGCCCCCTGCGCCTGCAGGACCTGGAGCCCTATACGCTGCTGCTGCGCGAGCCGGGCTCAGGCACGCGGCTGGCTTGCGAGGAATACTTCAAGGAAAAGCGGGTGCATTTCACCCAGACGCTGGAGGTCGCTTCGGCCGAGGCTCAGCGCGAATGCGTGGTGGCCGGGCTGGGCGTGGCGCTGTTGACGCGCCACGCCGTGAGCCGGGAACTGTCGTCCGGCGCACTCGTCGAGCTGCCGGTGGAGGAACTGCCGCTGTACCGCAGCTGGTGCCTGGTGCAGGCCCGGGCTAAACGCCTGTCACCCGTGGCGCACGCCTTCCTGGCGTTCGTGCGCGGCGAACGCGCTCAGATCAGCGCCCTGGTTGAGCGTTTCGACGGGAAGCCGCCGGCGTTGCCTGCCAGTAATTGA